A genomic window from Lycium barbarum isolate Lr01 chromosome 4, ASM1917538v2, whole genome shotgun sequence includes:
- the LOC132635995 gene encoding protein OXIDATIVE STRESS 3 LIKE 1-like, with the protein MSVSMMMEKREVEGSSGFMHALSSMSVDPKDTFKGDERFFCGNKNVVFKGKMNEEKALNSCSSSSSSIGKNSDISDGSMEKKDDSDEVQSSYKGPLSSMEALQEVLPIRKGISRFYNGKSKSFTSLREASSSSSMKEIAKPENAYIKKRRNILACGLAWESNKNRGGISKRVTNSSRTSLALAAAMNCSSGLSNICESSTNSFSTSPAPFVSRLNPHFKEYNHNYCNVSNNSPCLSPLARGNFSGWRSFSLADLQQCEFVSVTTSPPVNTKVEKEPT; encoded by the exons atgtcTGTAAGTATGATGATGGAGAAAAGGGAAGTTGAAGGTTCATCTGGATTTATGCATGCATTATCGTCTATGTCTGTTGATCCAAAAGATACATTTAAAGGAGATGAGAGGTTTTTTTGTGGTAATAAAAATGTGGTTTTTAAAGGGAAAATGAATGAAGAGAAGGCATTGAATTCATGCAgttcttcatcatcatcaattgGGAAAAATAGTGATATATCTGATGGATCAATGGAGAAAAAAGATGATTCTGATGAAGTACAGAGTTCTTATAAAGGTCCTTTGAGTTCTATGGAAGCTCTACAGGAAGTTCTACCAATCAG AAAGGGTATCTCAAGGTTCTATAATGGGAAGTCAAAATCATTCACTAGTTTAAGAGAAGCTTCATCTTCATCCTCCATGAAAGAAATTGCAAAGCCAGAAAATGCCTATATTAAGAAAAGAAGAAACATATTGGCTTGCGGTTTAGCTTGGGAGAGTAACAAGAACAGAGGTGGCATCTCAAAAAGAGTGACAAATTCTAGTAGAACCTCATTGGCACTAGCAGCAGCTATGAATTGTTCTTCAGGTCTTAGCAACATTTGTGAAAGCTCCACAAACTCATTCTCAACATCACCTGCTCCATTTGTCTCGCGTCTTAATCCTCATTTCAAAGAGTACAACCACAACTATTGTAATGTATCGAATAATTCTCCTTGTTTATCGCCATTAGCTCGTGGGAATTTCTCGGGTTGGAGATCTTTCTCTTTGGCTGATTTACAGCAGTGTGAATTTGTTTCTGTTACAACAAGTCCTCCTGTTAATACCAAAGTAGAAAAGGAGCCAACTTGA